In one Curtobacterium citreum genomic region, the following are encoded:
- a CDS encoding metal-sulfur cluster assembly factor translates to MITALSPEKFDEVVEGLKEVQDPELGVNIVDLGLIYDLAMDDEANALVISMTLTSAGCPLTDVIEGDTANALDGIVDAFRINWVWMPPWGPERITDDGREMMRALGFSI, encoded by the coding sequence ATGATCACCGCACTCTCCCCGGAGAAGTTCGACGAGGTCGTCGAGGGCCTCAAGGAGGTCCAGGACCCGGAGCTCGGCGTGAACATCGTCGACCTCGGTCTGATCTACGACCTCGCCATGGACGACGAGGCGAACGCGCTCGTGATCAGCATGACGCTGACGAGCGCGGGCTGCCCGCTGACCGACGTCATCGAGGGTGACACGGCCAACGCGCTCGACGGCATCGTCGACGCGTTCCGCATCAACTGGGTGTGGATGCCGCCGTGGGGTCCGGAGCGGATCACCGACGACGGGCGCGAGATGATGCGCGCGCTCGGCTTCTCGATCTAG
- the sufC gene encoding Fe-S cluster assembly ATPase SufC, whose protein sequence is MSTLEIRDLQVSIDTDQGTKEILKGVDLTINEGEIHAIMGPNGSGKSTLAYTIAGHPRYNVTGGSITLDGEDVLSMSVDERARAGMFLAMQYPVEIPGVTVSNFLRTAKTAIDGEAPALRGWVKDLRQSMADLKMDSSFAERNVNEGFSGGEKKRHEIMQLELLKPKFAVLDETDSGLDVDALKIVSEGVNRAKAATGLGVLLITHYTRILRYIKPDFVHVFVAGKVAEQGGPELAERLENEGYDRYVQAAAAGN, encoded by the coding sequence ATGTCCACTCTGGAAATCCGCGACCTGCAGGTCTCGATCGACACCGACCAGGGCACCAAGGAGATCCTGAAGGGTGTCGACCTCACCATCAACGAGGGCGAGATCCACGCGATCATGGGGCCGAACGGCTCCGGCAAGTCGACCCTGGCGTACACGATCGCCGGGCACCCGCGCTACAACGTCACGGGTGGCTCGATCACGCTCGACGGCGAGGACGTCCTGTCGATGAGCGTCGACGAGCGCGCCCGCGCCGGCATGTTCCTCGCGATGCAGTACCCGGTCGAGATCCCGGGCGTCACGGTGTCGAACTTCCTGCGCACCGCCAAGACCGCGATCGACGGCGAGGCCCCGGCCCTGCGCGGCTGGGTCAAGGACCTGCGTCAGTCGATGGCCGACCTCAAGATGGACAGCTCGTTCGCCGAGCGCAACGTCAACGAGGGCTTCTCGGGCGGCGAGAAGAAGCGCCACGAGATCATGCAGCTCGAGCTCCTCAAGCCGAAGTTCGCGGTGCTCGACGAGACCGACTCCGGCCTCGACGTCGACGCGCTGAAGATCGTCTCGGAGGGCGTCAACCGCGCGAAGGCCGCGACCGGCCTCGGCGTGCTGCTCATCACGCACTACACGCGCATCCTCCGCTACATCAAGCCGGACTTCGTGCACGTGTTCGTCGCGGGCAAGGTCGCGGAGCAGGGCGGCCCCGAGCTCGCCGAGCGCCTCGAGAACGAGGGCTACGACCGCTACGTCCAGGCAGCTGCGGCGGGCAACTGA
- a CDS encoding non-heme iron oxygenase ferredoxin subunit: MAEKVCAESEIAVDSPMRVVVDGTAVAIVKDSAGTVHAIGDTCTHGDISLAEGFVEGDTLECWAHGSRFSLATGKPQNFPAYEPVPVFRVEVRDGDVYVDVHDPVPVD, from the coding sequence ATGGCCGAGAAGGTCTGCGCCGAGTCGGAGATCGCCGTCGACAGCCCGATGCGGGTCGTCGTCGACGGGACGGCCGTCGCGATCGTGAAGGACTCCGCGGGCACCGTGCACGCGATCGGCGACACCTGCACGCACGGGGACATCTCCCTGGCCGAGGGCTTCGTCGAGGGCGACACGCTCGAGTGCTGGGCGCACGGCTCCCGGTTCTCGCTCGCGACGGGGAAGCCGCAGAACTTCCCGGCCTACGAGCCCGTCCCGGTCTTCCGGGTCGAGGTCCGGGACGGCGACGTGTACGTCGACGTCCACGACCCCGTGCCCGTCGACTGA
- the sufD gene encoding Fe-S cluster assembly protein SufD, with protein sequence MSSSTPTPRIDQPVAPAPGSEQHGAKAHSDGGWDAPDAAAKKVPVQTRSERPQSGDLDAFAPVTGREVNWKFAPIAKLQPLLDGGLDGSAYPFLARQTEGADVEWGRSDDPAVGTAGLPEDRAAAAAWTARDAVLKVTVKATEAHESISITRSDFGTQARAAHTVITAEQHAQGIVVIDNRGSALLSENVEIVVRDGARLTVVSLQDWDDDAVHVSTQFAEVGRDAFLKHVVVSLGGDVVRVNPSTHLGAQGADTEMYGVYFADAGQYIEQQVYVNHDAPNTRGRVNYKGALQGEGAHTVWIGDVLIGRAGDGTDSYEQNRNLVLTDGTRADSIPNLEIETGNIEGAGHASATGRFDDEQLFYLQARGIPEEEARRLVVLGFLVEVIQKIGSPELEERLIAAVEQELAEGRTAVAAPADEQADA encoded by the coding sequence GTGAGCAGCTCCACGCCCACCCCCCGCATCGACCAGCCGGTCGCCCCCGCGCCCGGCTCGGAGCAGCACGGTGCGAAGGCCCACTCGGACGGCGGCTGGGACGCCCCGGACGCCGCCGCGAAGAAGGTCCCCGTCCAGACCCGCTCGGAGCGCCCGCAGTCGGGTGACCTCGACGCGTTCGCCCCGGTCACCGGTCGCGAGGTCAACTGGAAGTTCGCGCCGATCGCCAAGCTCCAGCCGCTGCTCGACGGCGGACTCGACGGCTCCGCCTACCCGTTCCTCGCCCGTCAGACCGAGGGCGCGGACGTCGAGTGGGGTCGCAGCGACGACCCGGCCGTCGGGACCGCGGGTCTGCCCGAGGACCGCGCCGCGGCCGCCGCGTGGACCGCGCGCGACGCGGTGCTCAAGGTCACCGTCAAGGCGACCGAGGCACACGAGTCCATCTCGATCACCCGCTCGGACTTCGGCACGCAGGCCCGCGCGGCGCACACGGTCATCACGGCCGAGCAGCACGCGCAGGGCATCGTCGTCATCGACAACCGTGGCTCGGCGCTGCTCAGCGAGAACGTCGAGATCGTCGTCCGCGACGGTGCGCGCCTGACCGTCGTCAGCCTGCAGGACTGGGACGACGACGCGGTGCACGTGTCGACGCAGTTCGCCGAGGTGGGGCGGGACGCCTTCCTCAAGCACGTCGTGGTCTCGCTCGGCGGCGACGTCGTCCGGGTCAACCCGTCCACGCACCTCGGCGCGCAGGGCGCGGACACCGAGATGTACGGCGTGTACTTCGCCGACGCCGGGCAGTACATCGAGCAACAGGTCTACGTGAACCACGACGCGCCGAACACGCGCGGCCGGGTCAACTACAAGGGCGCGCTGCAGGGCGAGGGCGCGCACACGGTCTGGATCGGCGACGTGCTCATCGGCCGCGCCGGCGACGGCACCGACTCGTACGAGCAGAACCGCAACCTCGTGCTCACCGACGGCACGCGCGCGGACAGCATCCCGAACCTCGAGATCGAGACCGGCAACATCGAGGGCGCCGGCCACGCCAGCGCCACCGGTCGGTTCGACGACGAGCAGCTGTTCTACCTGCAGGCCCGCGGCATCCCCGAGGAAGAGGCCCGTCGCCTCGTCGTCCTGGGCTTCCTGGTGGAGGTCATCCAGAAGATCGGCTCACCCGAGCTCGAGGAGCGCCTGATCGCCGCGGTGGAGCAGGAGCTCGCCGAGGGCCGCACCGCGGTGGCCGCGCCCGCCGACGAGCAGGCAGACGCCTGA